Proteins encoded within one genomic window of Puniceicoccus vermicola:
- a CDS encoding helix-turn-helix domain-containing protein, with protein sequence MKTSDIIATHEPVPFMSDDLLDQLRKRIIARRKAAGLTQAEVAERLGLKLARYGHYERGLRRVPLTLLPDLAQALECEEGDLLGIAATKASKRGPSSRAERLVQRLGTLPRKKQSVILDMVEGAIDKAS encoded by the coding sequence ATGAAAACTTCCGATATAATCGCCACTCATGAACCCGTTCCTTTCATGAGCGACGACCTTCTCGACCAACTTCGCAAGCGCATCATCGCCCGGCGAAAAGCCGCCGGACTGACCCAAGCCGAGGTCGCCGAACGCCTCGGACTCAAACTCGCCCGTTACGGCCATTACGAACGGGGCCTGCGCCGCGTTCCACTGACTCTCCTCCCCGATCTGGCCCAAGCCCTCGAATGCGAAGAAGGCGATCTACTCGGAATCGCCGCAACTAAAGCCTCCAAACGAGGTCCCTCCTCTCGCGCCGAACGGCTCGTGCAACGGCTCGGGACTCTCCCAAGAAAGAAACAAAGCGTGATCCTCGATATGGTCGAAGGGGCCATCGACAAGGCCTCCTAA
- a CDS encoding DUF6338 family protein: MLETFKGFLLFIVFLVPGFIFRIVEGQFAYLDKRLDWGRFALGLLARSTIVYAIVGPWIFHSWQSGWIRSHPVASIYLFASLALLLSVILGIFAGIVRQKEWLRKFIERFDLKPFEQHDIPTAWDRVFSKAEPSWIIVTFKDQSQVTGWYGSESYVSSDPDERDLFISSTVRTNEKGQLEIAENSGGVYIRIDEIKTIEFIAEPSLSHEPDTNDPEA, from the coding sequence ATGCTCGAGACCTTCAAGGGATTTCTGCTTTTCATCGTCTTCCTCGTGCCCGGATTCATCTTCCGGATCGTCGAGGGACAGTTCGCCTATCTCGACAAGCGACTCGACTGGGGACGCTTCGCCCTTGGTCTGCTCGCCCGAAGCACTATCGTTTACGCCATCGTAGGACCGTGGATCTTCCACAGCTGGCAATCCGGATGGATCCGGTCCCATCCGGTCGCCTCCATTTACCTGTTCGCCTCACTGGCCCTGCTCCTGTCCGTGATCCTCGGGATTTTCGCAGGAATCGTCCGACAGAAAGAATGGTTGCGTAAATTCATCGAACGCTTCGACCTCAAGCCGTTCGAACAGCACGACATTCCCACCGCATGGGACCGCGTCTTCTCCAAGGCCGAACCCTCGTGGATCATCGTCACCTTCAAGGACCAAAGCCAGGTCACGGGCTGGTATGGCTCCGAATCCTATGTCTCCTCCGACCCGGACGAACGGGATCTGTTTATTTCCAGCACCGTGCGCACCAACGAAAAAGGCCAACTTGAGATTGCGGAGAACTCCGGCGGGGTTTATATTCGTATCGACGAAATCAAAACCATCGAGTTTATCGCAGAACCTTCCCTTTCCCATGAGCCAGACACAAACGACCCAGAAGCCTAA